The Lacticaseibacillus pabuli region CCAGCTTCCACTCCGTTGGTCGTGACTTACTGGAACAAGTCCTCTACAAGTTTGCGTTCCAACTCACGACCAGCGTGGTGGATGACGTTGATGACAATTTGCCCAAGCAACTCCGCGATGATATCGGCGACTTCTTTGGCCTCGCCATCGTTGCCCAGGTCACCTTCTGGCTGCGCAATGGCATGCAAGAGTCCCAGGACCGGTTAGTTCAACGGGCAGACATCATGCTGCGCGGGTCGATTAAGAATGCCGTGAAGAACGGACGCGATGTTTATGGGTACTACGAGGTTGATCCGCACAAGTCAGATTGTGATTAATGTCGCAAATTATGTAATTTTGGGCAAAGTTTCCGTTTTGCCCATTTTTTTGTATGCCCCCACGACCTAAACTAGACAATGTAAGATGAAAGCGCAAACAAGGAGGCATCAACATGAAAAAGCATATGGCATTGATTCTCACCCTTGGTACAGCCCTCGCCGGTTTCGCATTTTTAGCTAACCGTCTGGACCTTTTCCAC contains the following coding sequences:
- a CDS encoding TetR/AcrR family transcriptional regulator translates to MSSKSTKTQLAETLKDMMRTQDLDHITIEELTNRAGVTRNTFYYHFNDIYALLTWVFDQEIGSPMRRHAQFDEWQSAYRLLLTYITDNRDFCIASFHSVGRDLLEQVLYKFAFQLTTSVVDDVDDNLPKQLRDDIGDFFGLAIVAQVTFWLRNGMQESQDRLVQRADIMLRGSIKNAVKNGRDVYGYYEVDPHKSDCD